The Solanum pennellii chromosome 11, SPENNV200 genome contains a region encoding:
- the LOC107003191 gene encoding protein THYLAKOID ASSEMBLY 8-like, chloroplastic encodes MGNLSIQLCEMGFLKEVQISRRQLNSFFSKKNVKTVCGLRNGPRKPMWRSRVLSSEAIQAVQSVKLAKSADKLEEMLKNKLSRLLKADVLDTLNELQRQNEVHLALKVFNFVRNEEWYTPDLSVFNSMIMMLGKNKFIEMAEQLFVHMIKEGLHPDSRTYTELIGAYFRVDLIEKAMEMYELMKISGFCPDKLTMSILIRNLEKAEEKELVVRVKNECANYIDYPEKFLKEIESTNFKRRSIDLV; translated from the exons ATGGGAAACCTTAGTATTCAATTGTGTGAAATGGGGTTTCTGAAAGAAGTTCAAATTTCAAGAAGACAACTCAAcagttttttttcaaagaagaatGTGAAAACTGTGTGTGGGTTGAGAAATGGACCAAGAAAACCTATGTGGAGGTCAAGGGTTTTGTCCTCAGAGGCAATACAAGCTGTACAGTCTGTGAAATTAGCAAAATCAGCTGACAAATTAGAGGAGATGTTGAAAAACAAACTTAGTAGGTTATTGAAGGCTGATGTATTAGACACCTTGAATGAATTGCAAAGGCAAAATGAAGTTCACTTGGCTCTAAAG GTGTTCAACTTTGTCAGGAACGAGGAGTGGTACACACCAGATTTATCTGTGTTCAACAGTATGATAATGATGCTGGGCAAAAACAAATTCATTGAAATGGCTGAACAACTATTTGTGCACATGATAAAAGAAGGTCTGCATCCAGATAGTAGAACCTACACTGAGCTGATTGGGGCATACTTTAGAGTAGATCTCATAGAGAAGGCAATGGAAATGTATGAACTGATGAAGATATCTGGATTCTGCCCGGATAAGTTGACTATGAGTATTTTGATAAGGAACCTTGAAAAGGCTGAAGAGAAAGAACTTGTGGTTAGAGTAAAGAATGAATGCGCCAACTATATTGACTATCCAGAGAAATTTCTAAAAGAGATTGAAAGTACCAAT TTCAAGCGCAGATCGATCGACCTTGTCTGA